The Hordeum vulgare subsp. vulgare chromosome 4H, MorexV3_pseudomolecules_assembly, whole genome shotgun sequence genomic interval AGCAGAAATAGTAGCAGAGATGATAGGGAcgtcatgttccacaatataccagagatcattgtcaatagcttgtagatgcatccgcgtcttggtcttccagaagggaaagtcctttccttcgaaagtaggacatgttgcagtaaccttaatcatgcctgcagtcgacataactaaaactcaacgtgattaaaccaaaatcacacagaacaagggagtaccttgctctgatagcaattgaaagtgcgttatatcgactagagggggtgaataggagattttcaaaatttcatcactaaggaaattccttttgaggaaattcctcactgatgactaacttacagcgaagacagtaaaggatcgggagtgcaaagtttcactacaacagtttttcaggatgaagaatatgaaaatcatttgcacagtatgcagccacgcagaaaacagatgaggattaacttgcgtgaagaatttggggttgaggaatttcacagaaagtcttcagcaaattctttaaacggtgacagtgaaaatcatcaacacacaatctgaagaatataaagagttgaggaaatagaacccgtttcacagtgaagacaatggttgatgacccagttccaactgctgtgacagttgtacatctggtttggagcggcttggtattgaaaccaaaggacacacaatcccgggacacacaatccctaccgtattctccttgggctaagaacacacagtcctcgcccaacactcgtggtaagtcttcagggcagacttccaaaccctcacaaacttggtcacctcgcgatccacaattgaccgctggattgctctagaccatgatgcataaccgtctagaggatgcacactcCTCAAAGgttaaaggcttcagtcccacacaggaacaacttcttaagtgatgctcgatcactcggtttttggtttgtggtttggtgttttggggtatttcctcactgatgaattacactcgaatgactctgaggaatttgggttgctcttatgacaagtgtcagtttctaacggagcagccaaccagctaatggttgtgggggcggctatttatagcctgggagcatcccaacatgatttgacattaatgcccttaaataatatgaccgttggtgtggataagaccaatgatgtggtgtggctatcgataacggtcgggaccctcaactgtgagagtcctcatgtctctcatattcctcacttgaggcttttggtaggattaggcttgggttgagcatcatgaggaaattcattccaatgtgttacatcgaccccctttaacagtacggtgttcctagtactcaagtgtgaagaaaataaaacagaaaggataaatcttcatgcttcaaactcttcagattgattttcttcaggacacaccgaattcctcaatttcaatatcttcatgaggaatatcaatttcagcgCAAATTCTTCgcaattcaattcttcagctccagaccaatttcttcaaccgaagatatacatttttaggggtcgatattcatcgaatatttcaaactcctcagcgacttatagatcttgtgtacactcatgaacacattagacacttaacctataagtcttcaaaccaccaaaatcactaacgggcactagatgcacttacacatggagtttcttcaagcgtttataccaataggcatggtttgcatgtcccaaacgtttcaaaaatgagtgtatacaaagatccatcagcatggagctccttcatgcattttataccaatataactcaagcgtcagtgccacaagtaagtggtactatcattactactttgtatcttttggcatcaatattatgaacatgtgtatcactatgatcgagattcaataaaccattgaaggtatttattcaagcaaatagaataaccattattctctataaatgaataatcgtattgcaataaacatgatctaatcatgtgcatgctcaacgcaaacaccaaataacaattatttaggtttaacactaatcccgatggtagagggagcgtgcgatgtttgatcacatcaaccttggaaacacttccaacacatatcgtcacctcgcctttagctagtctccgtttattccgtagcttttatttagagttactaacacttagcaaccgaaccggtatctaataccctcgtgctactaggagtactagtaaagtacacatcaatatcatgtatatccagtatacttctgtcgactttgccagccttctcatctaccaagtatgtaggatagttcctctttagtgactgttcccctcattacagaagcacttagtctcgggtttgcgttcaaccttgggtctcttcactagagcagcaactggtttgccgtttcatgaagtatcctttcttgcccttgcccttcttgaaactagtggttttactaaccatcaacaattgatgctcctttttgatttctacatgatcatctcatacatccaatataccatatcatgatcatctcatacatccaatataccatatcatgtctttggccatatcacatcacatgcataccctgcaaaaacaagttagacgtcctctaatttgttgttgcatgttttacgtggctgttatgggtatctagtatgatcgcatcttacttacgcaaagctacaacggtgatatgcaaattgctatttaatatTCTCCAAAGACCGCCTCGGAcaaatccgattcaacaaaagttgaagaaacagacacccgtcagtcatctttatgcaacaagttgcatgtcagtcgatgaaattggtctctcgtaagcgtacgagtaaggttggtccgggccacttcaatccaacaataccgccgaatcaataaaatactaaggagggcagcaaattaaacatcaacgcccagaaactcttttgtgttctactcgagatatcatatacgcatgaacctagctctgataccactattggggaacatcgcatgggacacaaaaaaattcctacgcacacgcaatacctatccatggtgatgatcatctatgagagggagagtgaatctacatacccttgtagatcgctaagcggaagcgtatataacgtggttgatgtattggaacatcttcgcgatccaaatcgcagcccgtcccgcgatctcatcacgatccatcccgcgatcccatcacgatccatcccgatctagtgccgaatggacggcacctccgcgttcagtacacgtacagctcgatgacgatccccgccttcttggtccagcaagaggggcggagaggtagatgagttctccagcacggcagcgtgttgatggtggtggtcgtgaactaatccagcagggcttcgcctaagcaccgccgaattagactagagaaaccgatctagagagaagtggagggagcacgtggcaattagggttagccctcacctctaaaacctctagtatatataagaggaggaggggagaggaggcagccttggcctccaCTCCAAGGAGGTTAGGCCAAaccacaagggaggaatccacctcccacaaggtaggtggaatcctattaggactccttcctaatttggccctttttgcctttttcctttatccttttcatatgggcccttgagagagacttaggccagcccaccagggtctGATACagctcctctcatagcccatgagcctcttgggtcGTCCCACCCCTCCCTGTGGTCCTCCGGCATCCTCCcgacactctcggtacactaccgatgagtctgaaacttttccggtgaccaaaacatgacttcctatatatcaatctttacctccggaccatttcggagctcctcatgatgtcctggatctcatcagggactcagaacaaccttcggtcaccaacacatataactcaactataccaaaacgtcaccgaacctgaagtgtgcagaccctgcgggttcgagaactatgcagacatgacctgagacactctccggtcaataaccaatagcggtacctagatgtccatattggctcctacatattccacgaggatctctatcggttgaacctctatgtcaaggattcagttaatcccatatgttgttccctttgtccttcggtatgttacttgcccgagattcgatcgtcggtatctccatacctagttcaatctcgttactggcaagtctctttactcgttccgtaatacaagatcccgtaactaactccttagtcacattgcttgcaaggcttgttgtgatgttgtattaccgagtgggcctcgagatacctctccgtcaaatggagtggcaaatcctagtcttgatccatgccaacccaacaaacatctTTAGAGATAcctgagcatatttatagtcacccagttacgttgcgacgtttgataacacacaaggtattcctcccgtgtccaagagttgcatgatctcatggtcataggaacagatacattgacatgcaaaaaaactgtagcaacaaactgacacgatcatatgctacgttcatagtttgggtttttgtccatcacataattctcctaatgatgtgatccaattatcaagtgacaacacttgtctatggccaggaaaccttgaccatctttgatcaacgagctagtcaactagagactcactggggacagtgtgttgtctatgtatccagacatgtatttgagttttcaatcgatacaattctaacatggataataaacgattatcatgaacaaggaaatataataataaccaatttattattgcctctagggcatatttccaacacaaggtCCTCTAGCTCGACGTCTACGCCAGCTCATCTCCACCAACCAGAGTGCGTTGATCGCAGGCTGGTGCGTGCATGACAACTTCATGCTCGTACAACAGCTGGCCCGCCACCTACACAAGGTGCGGGTGCCCATGGACCTCCTCAAGCTCGACATCGTGCGCGCCTTCGACTCCATCTCCTCGCCATTCCTCATTGATGTCGTGCGACACTTGGTGTTCGGTACAGGGTGGATCGAGTGGGTTTCCATTCTTTTGTCCACATCGAGCACGCGGGTTCTCATCAACGGCTTGCCTGGCCCTCCCATTGACCATGCTTATGGGCAACGCCAGGGAGACCCCGTCTCTCCCATGCTCTTCGTGATGGCCATTGACGCACTCAACTCTCTCCTCCAGCATGCCCACCGGTGTGGGATACTTCAGCGCCTCACCACTCGGCATGCTTCCTCGAGCATTTATCTCTACGCAGATGACGTCGTCATCTTCTGCCACCCATCGACCTAAGACATGTGTGCTATCCGCATGCTCTTGCATGCCTTTGGCGAGCCTTCGAGGCTCTACACTAACTTCGCCAAGTGTTTGGCCACCCGTATTCGCTGCGAGGTCCCTGAGATTGCCATGATTGGCAACTAGCTGGCTTGCGCCATCACATGCTTCCCCATCACCTATCTTGGCATTCCCCTCTTGGTGAGGAAGCCCTCTGCGACCTTGTTGCAGCCAATCGTCGAGAAGCTTATCAAGAAGCTCTCCACCTTGTGTTCCACACTACTTTCGTGCAGAGAGTGACTTGCACTCGTGCGCCATGTCCTTTGCGCGATCCTTTCTCACATCTTGGTGGTGCTTGCCCTCTGGTCCTCAAGCAAGTGAATCGGTTCATCTGCGAGTTTCTTTGGCATGGCCACAAGGACACCTGCGTCGACCATGGGCCGGTCCATTGGCAGCGTGTTTGCCGCCCTCTTGAGCTTGGGGGCCTTGGCATCACAAACCTTCATCGACAGGGGATTGCGCTTCGTGTGCGCTGGCTTTGGCTTCAGCGCACTGATTCCACTAGACCTTTGGCGCACCTGCATCTCCCCCAAGACCTGGAAGTCTCCTccgtcttgcaagcatccacctcCCGGACCATTGGCGACGACCGGACCTATCGCTTATGGAAAGATCCTTGGATCGACGGCAAGGTCATCTCCGACATAGCACCATTCCTGCTACCTCTTGTACTCTGTCGACGACGCAAGCGCACGGTGGCTGAGGGGCTTGATGGTCGCAGTTAGGTTGCCGACCTCTGTGTTGCACTGACGCCACACGCTACGGTCGAGTATGTCCAGCTTTGGAGGCTACTCAGACACATATCCTTATCCAGCTCTCTGAACCGTCTTGCCTGGCGTTGGATAGCAAATGCCACATACTCTACGAGCTCCTGCTACCGGACGCTCTTTGCCAGATCCACTTCGGCACCCTTCTGGCGTCTTACATGGAGGTACTGGGACCCCCTACGGGTCAAGATGTTCACTTGGTTGGCCGACCTTGATCAGTGTTGGACGGGTGCAAGGCTTGCTCGCCACGGCCTACCTCACAATGATTAATGTGTCCTTTGTGACCAAGCGGATGAAACCATGCAACACATCATCATTGGCTGCCCCTTCTTGAGGCATGTTTGGCACGAGGTGCTCGCGTGGGTGTGGGCCACCATACACCCACCCTCCGGCCATGAGGACTTCCTTCCATGGTACGCGAAGACTATTCTGGATTCCCAGAATGGCCATCGTAAGGGCTTGGCCATCTTGGCAACCCTCGCGGCGTGGTCCATTTGAAGACAGCGCAACCTTTGCGTCTTCGATGTCGAGCAACCATCCTTCTCCCAACTTATCATGCCTATCGAGGAGGAGGCCAGATCATGGGATGTCGAGCAACCATCCATCTCCAAGCTATCGTGCCTATCCAGGAGGAGGCCGGATCATGGCCAGGGCGGACGCTCACGGACTTAGATTGTTACTTCCGTAGCTGTGTGAGATTCTCTCACTGAGCAGCCCGTCATTAGTACTGTGCAACTCCTTGTCTTGCCTTATGTGTACTATCCATTAAAAGATACACACCTTTGCATATTCGTGAAAAAAAAATGTTCTGTTCTTGGTCTGGCATAGGTTTGTGTAGCTCAATAACACCATAATTCTTGTAGCACTAGAACTTCTTTCGTCAAAATTCTTTGTCTTAGCAGACGTGAACGACAGCAGTCAGCACTTGTCCATGTCCCTCCAACTCAAGTAAACTAGGCCGGCATGGTAGTGCGCGTAAGCACCGGCGATGACAAGCGCGTGGAACAACTGGTGGCTGTGCCCGACGAGGTCAAACCTGCCCGGCATCCACCTCTCCGGCACCCTCGTGGCGTACACCACCACGCCGGCCAGGTAGAACACCCCCATGGCCACCTCGTATCCCGTGGTGACCACCGCCTCGGGTCGTGCGCCGAACACGAGCATCTTATGCACGATGGGCACGAGGCCGGACGCGCCCATGCACACGAACAGCGCGGCGCGCGCCCACCTCAGCTCGGGCGCCTCGAAGACCGGCAGCAGCGACACGGCCACCGCGGCGGCGCCGAAGACGGTGATGGAGCCGAGGTAGAGCGTCCGGGAGAAGGGGTCGCAGAGGAAGGTGTAGTAGACGAGCGGGTAGAAGGAGGTGACGATGAGTCCGGTGATGCCGGCGTAGTCGAGGCGGAGCAGCACGTAGCTGGCGTGCTCCGAGTGGCACGCCAGCAGGTGGCACCCGCTGCTCATCAGCAGGCAGAACATGGTGCCGCACAGGTACGTGTAGAACGGCCACCGCTCGACCGGACCGTGCTCCCCCGACGACGACAGCACCACCGCTGCCGTGAGCTCCGGCTCGACGTAGATGGACACGTTGCGGCGTATCAGCGCCTGCATTGCCACGGCCGCTCCGCTGGTGCTGTACGAGGTCATGAGCACCCTGTGATTGCCCTTGCCGGTGCAGTTTGCCAGGCCCGTGGATGTCACCGAGTGGGGTACGCTGGTTTCCATGGGGACCATCGTGGCGGCGCACACGGTGAGCGCGAGGAACACGAAGAAGCCGATCAAATGCCTGCGAGAAAACACGCGTCAGCTAAAGCGTGTGCATGACTTGTCACGTAGTACGTGCTCGGAGCATCGGACAGAAAGACTTACGTCCAGACGTTGATGGTCTCGTTGTGGAGGGCGAAGGCGCTGAGGAGCGCCTCCTTGAGGGGCCACTCGCTGCGGTAGTAGTGGAGGATGAACTCGTTGTGCTGCAGGAAGGCCGGGAGCGCGTCGTAGCCGACGAGCTCGCACTTGCGCTCGCAGCACCGCTTCGCCacgttgccgccgccgccgccgccattgccTCCCTCCATTAAAAGCGACTTCATCGTCGTCGCTGGTGAAGCCACGGCGGCGACGTCGCTCATCCGTATGGTGGCCGTCTTCCTCAGCAGTGTCACCGTGGAAGCCATTCCCCCGGGCTTTCAGTAGCTGGCTTTGAAAATCCTCGATCTAGTGTGGTCGAAGCAGATGTGTGTGGTTTCGGTGTGACTGGGCTTCTCTGGGTATATATAAGCTCTAGTGTTGACTTATTGTGACCGAGTTAAGGTGGGAAATGGGTGCCCTGAAACGGTCCGATTACAGCAACTGCGCACGCCAAGACGCTTAAAAAACGATGGATCGTGCGCAGGTCCAGCAATTAGCGCCGGCAGAAGTTAATACTAATAGGCAGACCACGAGTGCTCGTGTGCTGCTATGTAGCCTGTCGTTGTTCCCGGTGGCTACTTTGAGCGCGGTGTTCTGCAACACCAATCAATGGCAGATGGCGTAAAGTCATACTCCctccttttcggtttatagggtttaaatctgaaatctcatcaacgaTGATGAATTATGAGTGAATGACACTAGTTTAAACTAGTCaataaaatatttctcacatattcaattttcAAGACAATAAATGCAGCATCCTTTctttcattggacttgcatgatggATGTAGAAAACGATGTATGCATAGCCACTTATCTCCTTTCTCTAAACTTTATGAATTAAATATGACgtgagactcaaagcactttaactcactTAGACccaaaatgagcctaatataatggaaatctgaaaattttgagatgggccctataaaccgaaaaggagggagtagcATAGTCTGAATTTTACGAACACCTCGACGACCATACGATGTAACTGATGTTAGGCTGCCCGTAATGATagtatcatagataatatcatgcatgccaactaggcaatttcgatgaggtgacattgaattaaatgaaaaaaaagagggttgagtatcatatcatgataccgtatcatattaaatgatgtgctactatgtgttttgcatgacaataaatgaactacgttatgatactaacatatgatacaatGCATTACGGATATGGTATCATAGAATAGTATCATAtgaatgatactagtatatgatactactcattacaaccagccttagtcATCCTTTTAACGCCAGTTACTCCTTCCATCCCATAATATAAGTGATTTTTACCACTTTATGATTGACCGTGGAAAACAGCAGTGGTTAGTTTGAAAAACAGCAAGCCGACCAGGGACACGCAAGACTGCTGGACGGGTGCAGTACGGCAAACAGACTCGGTTCAACTTTGGCGGCTTAATTAATACAGTACTTCCTCCCtcacaaaattcttgtcttaaatttatATAGATATAAATGTATttagtcacattttagtatttagatacgttTATTTTTAGACAAACATAACACAAGAATTTTGAGGAAGTACTCTCCTCAGAAGAAAACGATGATGATCGTAGAACACTTCGACAGTCTATACTCTACGGCTTTGTCAGATCATTAGTATCAAACATTGGTGGACATGGAGCTTCGGTTCTACTAGACGCTGAGCTCTTGAACCTGTATCCATGTTTCTCGACGTATGGCTGCATTCCTCCCTTGTTAACATACTCCGCCAACGACAAAGTTTTATGCCTGCGCACCAATCCAATTATGTTTTGTTTTTGGGGTTAGTGGTAAACCCCGATCAATGGCACTTGTTGTCTTGTCTATGCACACGTCGCTACTTGCTTGGATCTTTGCTTGAACAAAGTGTTTCGAGTCCTTGAGATAGCGTTCCCCAAGAAGTTGGGTTTGTTGTTGTCTACGCGCTTCCTTTGGATCTTCGCCCGACCCCAAATTTCAGGCTGACCATATATATTGTTGTAAAAAGCACCGGTGTACTTCTGTAATGTGAGTGGAAGAGTtttatatttaaaaatatataCCTTATTAATTAAACAAAATGTATTTCTTCAAAAAAAATCATCTACTAGTGGAACGTACCGTCCGTCCGTGCATTGCTAcgggttaaaataaaaataaatgaaaataaaGATGTGACAGCTCCCGGATGTCCATACACCCTCGTGAGCAGTAAAttaaaaataaatgaaacaaaataaaaaaatcagaaaCTTTAGGTGATCAAAGATAAGCAAACTTTTCATGTTCTTGCAAATTTTCAGTCACAAATAACACTCGAGGAGCCCTCACAAAAAAACTACTTAAAAGTGCACATAAACTTTGACCACTGATTTTTTTTTTTAGGTGAGGTCTCCTCGGATGTTATTTCAGGCTGAAAATTTGCAAGAACGCCGAGTGTTTAATCATGCTTATTTGATGTTCCAAAGTTTCAGATTTATGTAGTTATCCATTTGAATTTACTCTTCATAGAGTCGAAAACCTTTCTCATAAATGAATCAAACAAATAATGTTTGAAACTCACTTCTTTCTCATATGCTCGGACGTGCTTGGATATCAAATGGGCGCCCATCAAGCTCGCCACCCCATGATGCAACCTTACCTTTTTCTACCGGGCCCTCCCCTTCCCGCTCAGTTTCTTGTCATAGCGGGACATTTCTCGCTCAAGCTCTCTCTTTTAAAACTGGATAACACCCATCTCACATTCGTCATGGCACCCTATCTTCTTTACACCATACTTATCCATGAACCCCCAATGAGGAATCCCCTGCTAATCGCCCGCTCTCTGTCCTGATCCCCTCTCCCCGTGTTTGTGTCGATCTGCCACCACCATCAAGGGATAGGAGGCGTGAACCACCCATGATGCCCCTCGAGCAAAAGATTGCATATCCAATATCTCATAAGCCATTGACATGTTGTAACATACAGTTAAATGTCGCTCATTACCATGAAAACAAATGTGATGGCCGTTGTTGGGCGTGAAGCTAAGACGGCACTATCACCGTTATTAACTCTTGAAACAACCAACAATGAATTTGCCCTTCTATCCTAACAAGAAAATGTACGAGAATGTTGTGCATTACCATGAAACAAAAAATATGATGTCTCTTGTTCGGCATGCAACTGATACGATCCATTATTAACTCTTGAAGCAACCACACAATGCATCTACCCTTCTATCCAAAAGAAAAAATTATGACTTGATGAAAAATATATGAAGGGCTCGCTCTCACAATTTTCTGCAAAGCCGTCTCTAATGAAATGCAATTTGCTGCATGCATTATCTAAAGTAAGGAAAATAT includes:
- the LOC123446892 gene encoding heptahelical transmembrane protein 4-like → MASTVTLLRKTATIRMSDVAAVASPATTMKSLLMEGGNGGGGGGNVAKRCCERKCELVGYDALPAFLQHNEFILHYYRSEWPLKEALLSAFALHNETINVWTHLIGFFVFLALTVCAATMVPMETSVPHSVTSTGLANCTGKGNHRVLMTSYSTSGAAVAMQALIRRNVSIYVEPELTAAVVLSSSGEHGPVERWPFYTYLCGTMFCLLMSSGCHLLACHSEHASYVLLRLDYAGITGLIVTSFYPLVYYTFLCDPFSRTLYLGSITVFGAAAVAVSLLPVFEAPELRWARAALFVCMGASGLVPIVHKMLVFGARPEAVVTTGYEVAMGVFYLAGVVVYATRVPERWMPGRFDLVGHSHQLFHALVIAGAYAHYHAGLVYLSWRDMDKC